The Candidatus Stygibacter australis genome includes a window with the following:
- a CDS encoding metallophosphoesterase, translated as MIVVLMLFSVVMLMTALSVRKINLKGKNKTRFAVMTDMHYFPASLINQHSLSFHDYLKQDAKLTLESGAVIKSAIKQMIRSDIEFVILAGDVSNEGEKLSHEGLAEFLKIFKVNNIKVYITPGNHDINNPVAYNFLRDIPERIDTVTPEEFESIYYECGFKQAFSRDEKTLSYCAEIKPGLKIITLDANQYRFHKRNSIPDGVLPEETLQWAEGLIKEAVENGERMIGVMHHGLVEHFLNQGKTFGAFLVKDYQKMGKRLARAGLDFVFTGHLHAQDVSSAGFDDCTIYDIETAALTSVPFAWRLLNLKPDELDIETVYIDDIDFDYGSDLPFRTWASEKVWKGLLELESFFLRSHNGLTEEQTKVVAPYYARAFMAHFKGNEKPDAEDIEFYEKHRSDPKSPFQKVARIFSALWTDSPESDLDLSIPLRPLKKQD; from the coding sequence ATGATAGTGGTTTTAATGCTTTTTTCGGTTGTAATGCTAATGACAGCATTATCTGTAAGAAAAATAAATCTAAAAGGTAAAAACAAGACCAGATTTGCAGTGATGACAGATATGCATTATTTTCCGGCTTCTCTGATAAATCAACATAGCCTTTCATTCCATGATTATCTTAAGCAGGATGCCAAACTGACTTTGGAAAGTGGAGCTGTGATCAAATCGGCAATAAAGCAGATGATACGTTCAGACATTGAATTTGTGATATTGGCCGGTGATGTATCAAATGAAGGGGAGAAGCTTTCCCATGAAGGACTGGCAGAATTCCTGAAGATTTTTAAAGTCAATAATATCAAAGTGTATATCACTCCTGGCAATCATGATATAAATAACCCCGTGGCCTATAATTTTCTTAGAGACATCCCGGAACGAATTGACACTGTCACACCAGAGGAATTTGAGTCTATATATTACGAATGTGGATTCAAGCAGGCATTTTCGCGAGATGAGAAGACTCTTTCCTATTGTGCGGAGATCAAGCCCGGATTGAAGATAATCACTCTGGATGCTAATCAATATAGATTTCACAAGAGAAACTCCATACCAGATGGTGTGCTTCCGGAAGAAACTCTGCAGTGGGCAGAAGGATTGATCAAAGAAGCAGTAGAGAATGGTGAGAGAATGATAGGTGTGATGCATCACGGACTAGTGGAGCATTTTCTAAATCAGGGCAAAACCTTTGGTGCATTTTTGGTGAAGGACTATCAGAAGATGGGGAAGAGGCTTGCACGAGCAGGGCTGGATTTTGTATTTACAGGGCATCTTCATGCCCAGGATGTGAGTAGTGCCGGGTTTGATGATTGCACTATTTATGATATAGAAACTGCTGCCCTCACCTCAGTACCATTTGCCTGGAGATTATTGAATCTTAAGCCTGATGAGCTGGATATTGAAACAGTCTATATTGATGATATAGACTTTGATTATGGATCAGATTTGCCATTTAGAACCTGGGCAAGTGAGAAGGTCTGGAAAGGTTTACTGGAGCTGGAATCCTTTTTCCTGCGCAGCCATAATGGATTGACTGAGGAGCAGACGAAGGTAGTGGCACCGTATTATGCCCGGGCATTTATGGCTCATTTTAAGGGGAATGAGAAACCTGATGCAGAAGATATTGAGTTTTATGAAAAGCACAGATCAGATCCTAAAAGTCCTTTTCAGAAAGTAGCCCGGATATTTTCCGCTCTCTGGACGGACTCACCGGAGAGTGACCTGGATTTATCGATACCCTTACGGCCTTTGAAGAAACAGGATTAG
- a CDS encoding tetratricopeptide repeat protein has product MIKYVPEYIFEKYETGVYQDRFQGYALFFDIKDFTRITEALTRKGQKGAEVINKILEDAFSPVITAVEAQGGFVTGFAGDAFMAVFDGVTGERILSVYQVIKDSLASAPIIKEVAADFRIDARLSVSFGELQWIILNNEYQNEYFFYGSAIEECNSFADLKQDVIFSEGAVQDIGAEYFTKINNVNVPIDQKFKTLSPEKRKYKYSKKTVNSFLNKFLHNYRAENEIRDISNAFIYLDKIKFEHLNEVIGQIEMLAGRYNAFFNKLDYSDKGLLGILIFGAPRKYEKTLDRMMFFVNELMCISPDIKLGISSGRVYAGYTGTPDCQEYTILGYPPNLASRLMMKAELGETLIDIFSFEQLLNRYNFSDLGRIKMKGFASDLPVYRYDGEKHHLEDSGTSKFCGRRDELTHILNCIKDIECKYLKDQEGFKILYIHGEPGMGKSRLVKEVCSSLNEDEAEWCYLLCDGILRQPYAPIIKFLKEYFQFNPKLSLEDNKNRFNDIWHELSGEDIEMIRIESIVGQLLGYRWQGSIWELLPPSARPLQERKALVTLFMKLAEKRNVIIHLEDGQWIDSETLEFLQALSLEANRGIIILFCCRNSDDGKEIEYKFERAWRDHIRLDPLSDDESTELVLQFLELPELPAKTAALILEKSQGNPLFLEQITLYLMEQDYLDSSGNLTKDVEMVTAFGISDIIGARIDNLTEQIRKLVYFASVLGVEFDIPILSTMISHDLDQEADEVVSNCIWIRLKELHFIFAQILFRDTAYNRLLEEKKKQLNLLAAESYEKIYNKQEMKPYYEIVGLHYERAEIPKGAYAYYAAAFFVAYRDMRLKKALQLAWKSLKIKETVLEADDILIAQSYNCLGLVYHAMGKYHKSLKYTLQALALFEEKDAKFELIIGLLNNAGNAYSLLGEYERALEYHGKSLLIKSIELGEKHFDYAISVMHLGNVYLHMGNNEEALTHYEKSLKILLECEEDYPGKLVMCYGNLGAFYLQNNKFQQALDHLQQALPILEENDSLDMPVAAPLLRQIGNAYSGLEMYEQGLENLYKALDIEERIYGKNHPETATTYDYLGRSYINTPEKEKALEFLNKALKIYREYYGEEHPATAHLYFSIGDCFFKMEDIKSAKENFEQSYALLHKIAPDGELIKEVATYLETIKKKIDGKNNK; this is encoded by the coding sequence ATGATCAAATATGTTCCTGAATATATTTTTGAAAAATATGAAACAGGGGTCTATCAGGATCGGTTCCAGGGTTATGCTTTATTTTTTGATATCAAGGATTTTACCCGCATCACAGAAGCCTTGACCAGAAAGGGACAAAAGGGTGCAGAAGTAATAAACAAGATACTGGAAGATGCCTTTTCACCAGTTATCACGGCAGTAGAAGCTCAGGGTGGATTTGTGACCGGATTTGCTGGTGATGCTTTCATGGCAGTATTTGATGGGGTCACTGGCGAAAGAATATTATCTGTATATCAGGTGATCAAGGACAGCCTGGCAAGTGCACCAATAATCAAGGAAGTAGCAGCTGATTTCAGAATAGATGCCAGATTAAGTGTCAGCTTTGGTGAGCTCCAGTGGATAATATTAAATAATGAATATCAGAATGAATATTTCTTTTATGGCAGTGCAATAGAAGAGTGTAATTCCTTTGCAGATCTGAAACAGGACGTGATCTTCTCTGAGGGTGCAGTTCAGGATATTGGGGCAGAATATTTTACTAAGATCAATAACGTAAATGTACCCATTGATCAGAAATTTAAGACATTATCTCCTGAGAAAAGAAAATATAAATATTCCAAGAAGACAGTTAACTCATTTTTAAATAAATTTCTCCATAATTACCGGGCAGAAAATGAAATCCGTGATATATCTAATGCCTTTATTTATCTTGATAAGATAAAATTTGAACATCTTAATGAGGTTATTGGACAAATTGAGATGCTGGCAGGACGATATAATGCATTTTTTAATAAACTTGATTATTCTGATAAAGGGCTTTTAGGTATATTGATATTTGGTGCACCTCGTAAATATGAAAAAACTCTTGATAGAATGATGTTCTTTGTTAATGAGTTAATGTGCATCTCACCAGATATTAAGCTGGGAATATCCAGTGGCAGGGTATATGCAGGTTACACAGGAACTCCTGACTGTCAGGAATATACAATCCTGGGGTATCCTCCCAATCTGGCATCGCGATTAATGATGAAGGCAGAACTGGGTGAGACTCTGATTGATATTTTTTCTTTTGAACAATTATTGAACAGATACAATTTCAGTGATCTGGGTAGAATCAAAATGAAAGGATTTGCCAGTGATCTGCCTGTATATAGATATGATGGAGAAAAACATCATCTGGAAGACTCCGGCACCAGTAAATTCTGTGGCAGAAGAGATGAGCTAACCCATATTTTGAATTGCATAAAAGATATAGAGTGTAAGTATCTCAAAGATCAAGAAGGTTTTAAAATCCTCTATATCCACGGAGAACCGGGAATGGGTAAAAGCAGACTTGTGAAAGAAGTGTGCAGCAGCCTGAATGAAGATGAAGCAGAATGGTGTTATTTGTTATGTGATGGCATATTAAGGCAGCCCTATGCTCCAATAATAAAATTTCTAAAAGAATATTTTCAATTCAATCCTAAATTGTCACTGGAAGATAATAAAAACAGGTTTAATGATATATGGCATGAGTTGTCTGGTGAAGATATTGAAATGATCAGAATAGAATCCATAGTAGGACAACTTCTGGGCTATAGATGGCAGGGCTCGATCTGGGAACTGCTGCCACCGTCAGCACGCCCCCTGCAGGAAAGAAAAGCACTGGTTACCTTATTTATGAAACTTGCTGAAAAAAGGAATGTTATCATCCATCTTGAGGATGGGCAATGGATCGATAGCGAAACTTTAGAATTCCTTCAGGCTCTTAGTCTTGAGGCAAATAGAGGGATCATTATTTTATTCTGTTGTCGAAATTCTGATGACGGGAAAGAAATTGAATATAAATTTGAAAGAGCCTGGAGAGATCATATCAGACTTGATCCCTTGTCTGATGATGAATCTACTGAACTGGTTCTACAATTTCTCGAATTACCGGAATTGCCTGCAAAAACGGCAGCTCTGATTTTAGAAAAAAGTCAGGGGAATCCTTTATTTCTGGAGCAGATCACACTTTATCTAATGGAGCAGGATTATCTGGATAGTAGTGGAAATTTGACAAAAGACGTTGAGATGGTCACTGCTTTTGGGATTTCAGATATTATAGGTGCCAGAATTGATAACCTCACAGAGCAGATCAGGAAACTGGTTTATTTTGCCAGTGTTCTGGGGGTGGAATTTGATATTCCGATATTATCTACCATGATAAGTCATGATCTTGATCAGGAAGCTGATGAAGTGGTTAGTAATTGCATCTGGATAAGATTAAAGGAATTGCATTTCATATTTGCTCAGATATTATTTAGAGATACTGCCTATAATCGACTGCTGGAGGAAAAGAAAAAACAGCTTAACCTACTGGCAGCAGAGAGCTATGAAAAGATCTATAACAAGCAGGAAATGAAACCTTATTATGAAATTGTGGGATTACATTATGAAAGGGCAGAAATACCTAAAGGAGCTTATGCCTATTATGCAGCAGCTTTTTTTGTAGCCTATCGGGATATGAGATTGAAGAAGGCTTTGCAACTTGCCTGGAAATCTCTTAAAATTAAAGAAACGGTGCTGGAAGCTGATGATATTCTGATCGCACAGAGCTATAATTGCCTGGGATTGGTTTACCATGCCATGGGTAAATATCATAAATCACTGAAATATACTTTACAGGCACTGGCATTATTTGAAGAGAAAGATGCCAAATTTGAATTGATAATTGGTCTTTTGAACAATGCCGGTAATGCTTATAGTCTTTTAGGAGAATATGAAAGAGCTTTGGAATATCATGGCAAGTCATTATTGATCAAGTCTATTGAATTAGGTGAAAAACATTTTGATTATGCTATAAGTGTGATGCATCTGGGTAATGTATATTTACATATGGGTAATAATGAGGAAGCATTAACTCATTATGAAAAGTCATTGAAGATATTATTGGAATGTGAGGAGGATTATCCGGGCAAGCTGGTGATGTGTTACGGTAATCTGGGAGCTTTTTATTTACAGAACAATAAGTTCCAGCAGGCACTGGATCATCTCCAGCAGGCTTTGCCAATCCTGGAAGAAAATGATAGTCTTGATATGCCGGTTGCAGCACCTCTACTGCGGCAGATAGGTAATGCCTACAGTGGTTTGGAAATGTATGAACAGGGACTGGAAAATTTATATAAAGCATTGGATATTGAAGAGAGAATTTATGGAAAGAACCATCCTGAAACAGCCACAACTTATGATTACCTGGGAAGATCTTATATTAATACTCCTGAAAAGGAAAAAGCGCTTGAATTTCTTAATAAGGCATTGAAAATCTATCGGGAATATTATGGAGAGGAGCATCCCGCTACTGCACATCTCTATTTCAGTATTGGAGATTGCTTCTTCAAAATGGAAGATATAAAATCTGCCAAAGAAAATTTTGAGCAAAGCTATGCCCTGCTGCATAAAATTGCTCCTGATGGAGAACTAATTAAAGAGGTAGCAACTTATCTTGAAACAATAAAGAAGAAAATAGATGGTAAAAACAATAAATAA
- a CDS encoding HD domain-containing phosphohydrolase has product MVKTINNQNEHRTNLKELAMLEKISIMLTQERDFDKLFGYVLDAAIEYSNAEGATIYMVDDDSKQLRFIKVFNSVMNVSLNADQIDWPPIPLFTEEEPNLTNLATLCYHHKCSYNIADVYEQEIFDNSGTLKYDKLNNYRTRSIVAIPMKDHKNSIIGVIQLVNALDDEGEKIAFVEEEIGNLEVLASFSAILMNNQMLIKDIQTSFHQFIFSIAWAIDKKSKHFSGHIARVSELVEMFASEINNYQEGESKFADIEFTPDELEEINIAGLMHDLGKIITPMHILDKGSKLQKITDRIELVLERIDHIRSIVQLESYYAEADRKKELEEIQKKIDHYEKFLVQTDPGRDFISNSDLETLEEIYQFKYLINGKSHYIINDDEYLNLKIRIGTLNPEDIRIIREHVVVTGEMLSQIKFPAYLSNAPLYAKLHHEKLNGDGYPEGLTGDCIPLQARILALSDVFEALTAARPYKKAQKLSETYKILDKMVTANEIDEDLYQFAVEQGIFHRYAQKHLAEDQIDQ; this is encoded by the coding sequence ATGGTAAAAACAATAAATAACCAAAATGAGCACCGGACCAATTTAAAAGAATTAGCAATGCTGGAAAAAATCAGCATTATGCTTACTCAGGAGCGGGATTTCGATAAACTGTTTGGGTACGTATTAGATGCTGCAATTGAATACAGTAATGCAGAAGGCGCAACTATATATATGGTCGATGATGATTCAAAACAATTGAGATTTATAAAAGTTTTTAATTCAGTAATGAATGTATCTTTGAACGCTGATCAGATTGATTGGCCTCCGATACCATTATTTACCGAAGAGGAACCAAATCTGACGAACCTTGCCACTTTGTGCTATCACCACAAGTGCAGTTATAATATTGCAGATGTATATGAGCAGGAGATTTTTGATAATAGCGGAACTTTAAAATATGATAAACTGAACAATTACCGAACCAGGTCAATCGTAGCCATTCCCATGAAAGACCACAAAAATAGCATAATTGGTGTGATCCAGCTGGTTAATGCTCTTGATGATGAAGGAGAAAAAATTGCCTTTGTTGAAGAGGAAATCGGCAATCTGGAAGTATTAGCTTCCTTTTCAGCGATTCTGATGAATAATCAGATGTTGATCAAGGATATTCAGACTTCATTTCATCAGTTCATTTTTTCGATTGCCTGGGCTATTGATAAGAAATCAAAGCATTTCTCAGGACATATTGCCAGAGTTTCTGAACTGGTAGAAATGTTTGCCAGTGAGATCAATAATTATCAAGAGGGTGAATCCAAATTTGCTGATATTGAATTTACTCCGGATGAGCTGGAAGAAATCAATATTGCCGGGTTGATGCATGATCTGGGTAAGATCATCACTCCCATGCACATACTTGATAAAGGTAGTAAACTCCAGAAGATCACAGATAGAATTGAGCTCGTACTGGAGCGGATAGATCATATAAGATCTATTGTGCAATTGGAATCTTATTATGCGGAAGCTGACAGGAAGAAAGAACTGGAAGAAATACAGAAGAAAATTGATCATTATGAAAAATTTCTGGTTCAAACTGATCCTGGTAGAGATTTTATAAGTAATTCAGACCTTGAAACTCTTGAGGAAATATATCAGTTCAAATACTTGATCAATGGTAAAAGCCATTACATTATCAATGACGATGAATATCTTAATCTTAAAATCCGCATAGGAACATTAAATCCTGAAGATATCAGAATAATTCGCGAACACGTGGTGGTTACCGGAGAAATGCTTTCTCAAATCAAATTTCCTGCCTATCTCTCCAATGCACCATTATATGCTAAATTGCATCATGAGAAACTTAATGGTGATGGTTATCCTGAAGGACTTACAGGTGATTGTATACCTCTGCAGGCTCGCATCCTGGCTCTTTCAGATGTATTTGAAGCACTTACGGCCGCTAGACCATATAAAAAGGCTCAGAAACTATCTGAAACATATAAAATTCTTGATAAAATGGTTACTGCTAATGAGATCGATGAAGATTTATATCAGTTTGCAGTTGAACAGGGCATTTTTCATAGATATGCCCAAAAGCATTTAGCAGAAGATCAGATTGATCAGTAA
- a CDS encoding pentapeptide repeat-containing protein yields the protein MQEYYNEKFTEENRPQIRDNIFTCCSFTGLNITESDFSRAEFDECEFKNCNLALIKFTGAKLQQVKFLSTKLLGISFIDCDKLIIEMGFKECLIKECNFSGLEIPGTAFNLSEISNSDFISCKLLKAKFKGVKFEDVNFHSSDLSGSDFREATGYQIDPRSNIITKARFDLPEAISFLSYLGILLDS from the coding sequence GTGCAGGAATATTATAATGAGAAATTTACTGAAGAAAATCGACCCCAGATAAGGGATAATATATTTACCTGTTGCAGCTTTACCGGGCTCAATATTACAGAATCAGATTTCAGCAGGGCAGAATTTGATGAATGTGAATTTAAAAATTGTAATCTGGCTTTGATCAAATTTACCGGAGCTAAATTACAGCAGGTGAAATTCTTATCTACCAAACTGCTGGGGATAAGTTTCATTGATTGTGATAAGCTGATAATTGAGATGGGATTTAAGGAGTGTCTGATCAAGGAATGTAATTTTTCAGGATTAGAAATACCTGGAACAGCATTTAACCTCTCTGAAATCTCCAATAGTGATTTTATCAGTTGTAAACTTCTCAAAGCAAAGTTTAAAGGAGTGAAATTTGAAGATGTTAACTTTCACAGCAGTGATCTGTCAGGATCAGATTTTAGAGAAGCAACCGGCTATCAGATCGATCCCAGAAGTAATATAATAACAAAAGCCAGGTTTGATCTGCCAGAGGCAATATCCTTTTTGAGCTACCTGGGAATTCTGCTTGATAGCTGA